The following proteins come from a genomic window of Pyxidicoccus sp. MSG2:
- a CDS encoding MXAN_6640 family putative metalloprotease, whose amino-acid sequence MRLRALLLLLLSGCGPVQAPRGPHERHEPFVEWRTGLLAGARPTSPSATPPRFAAGEPVESVVSPEGSFRIHFSRSGPNAVPAADVDGNGVPDAVDTVARAYDRVADFYAGLGFLRPPDDAWVGEDAGGDGRFDVYLVDFAGRADGAFRLDGCVGESTQCTGHMLEENDFAGYGYDSYEEAVAVLASHEFFHAVQAAYHPDLGSVASEGTAVWASERFEPALDDLEHFTVSYLARPDRSLVLDPEGPAVSFSYGAGLYFQFLGERFGDGVLRSLWEESVRTPDVRWPVLVDTSLRRDWGADFDTAFAEFALWNLSTGARAGQVPGYARGGGYAALSVSDRTLPMDEPSVRVAAASTRYFEVAGGARTVSAVFEPEAGEPPGGAHLLVAAVTADAVLRVSRADGLGVLSAKVDAEDAAQVVVAVVDGRVEGLGRYGRLCITGEASGAPCVAVQPGPDGGPSSEEGGGCGAAPGGPTWAWLVLLGAWLARGKRRP is encoded by the coding sequence ATGAGGCTCCGGGCGCTGCTCCTGCTGCTGCTTTCCGGATGTGGCCCGGTCCAGGCTCCGCGCGGACCCCATGAGCGGCATGAGCCGTTCGTGGAGTGGCGGACGGGGCTGCTGGCGGGGGCACGCCCTACCTCTCCCTCGGCGACACCGCCGCGCTTCGCCGCTGGCGAGCCGGTGGAGTCGGTCGTGTCGCCGGAGGGGAGCTTCCGGATTCACTTCTCCCGCTCGGGGCCCAACGCCGTGCCGGCCGCGGACGTGGATGGCAATGGCGTCCCGGACGCGGTGGACACCGTCGCCCGCGCCTATGACCGGGTCGCGGACTTCTACGCCGGGCTGGGCTTCCTGCGGCCGCCGGATGACGCCTGGGTGGGCGAGGACGCCGGCGGCGATGGCCGCTTCGACGTCTACCTGGTGGACTTCGCGGGGCGAGCGGACGGGGCCTTCCGGCTGGACGGCTGCGTGGGCGAGTCCACGCAGTGCACCGGGCACATGCTCGAGGAGAACGACTTCGCGGGCTACGGCTACGACTCGTACGAGGAGGCGGTGGCCGTGCTGGCGAGCCACGAGTTCTTCCATGCCGTGCAGGCCGCCTATCACCCGGATCTGGGCAGTGTGGCGTCGGAGGGCACCGCGGTCTGGGCGAGCGAGCGCTTCGAGCCCGCCCTGGATGACCTGGAGCACTTCACCGTTTCGTACCTGGCGCGCCCGGACCGCAGCCTCGTGCTGGACCCGGAGGGGCCCGCGGTGTCCTTCAGCTACGGAGCCGGCCTCTACTTCCAGTTCCTCGGCGAGCGCTTCGGGGACGGAGTCCTCCGCTCGCTGTGGGAGGAGAGCGTCCGGACGCCGGACGTCCGCTGGCCGGTGCTGGTGGACACGTCCCTGCGCCGCGACTGGGGGGCGGACTTCGACACCGCCTTCGCCGAGTTCGCCCTGTGGAACCTCTCCACCGGCGCGAGGGCGGGGCAGGTCCCTGGTTATGCGCGCGGTGGGGGCTATGCGGCGTTGAGCGTCTCCGACAGGACGCTGCCCATGGACGAGCCGTCCGTGCGGGTGGCGGCCGCGTCGACGCGCTATTTCGAGGTGGCGGGAGGCGCGCGGACGGTGTCCGCGGTCTTCGAGCCCGAGGCGGGCGAGCCTCCCGGCGGAGCCCACCTGCTGGTGGCGGCGGTGACGGCCGACGCCGTGCTCCGGGTCTCCCGGGCGGACGGGCTCGGAGTCCTGTCCGCGAAGGTCGACGCCGAGGACGCGGCGCAGGTGGTGGTCGCGGTGGTGGACGGCCGGGTGGAGGGACTGGGGCGCTATGGCCGCTTGTGCATCACCGGCGAAGCCTCCGGTGCACCCTGTGTCGCGGTGCAGCCGGGTCCCGATGGGGGCCCGTCGTCCGAAGAGGGCGGCGGCTGTGGGGCCGCGCCCGGCGGGCCGACCTGGGCCTGGCTGGTGCTCCTCGGCGCATGGCTGGCCCGTGGAAAACGAAGACCGTGA
- a CDS encoding discoidin domain-containing protein — MSRRESRSCWVMLAAALASSPAFADDDITNVVAADRHPVPAVRETQYRNRIAQELGGGGWQVFLGDLHTHPRGHSKNENATLDFTPQIRRSEVLLNAFRHGYDFFGTSNHTTSWEDYDENDPISELSPELDANGQPQLLITTGLESYVGPDTDGKGSSHDYHFNSFNRHVHLNSDSAWQWHHEILNNYSDDPLLSTHVSLNHPSPEVWFTLPTEPDRRQNVRNAIELVEFNGLPTYFEILRRGFRVSPISDSDAHATTREQLAYEFLDHNPDGSFVRPFINEPGVPREKTTGNDVAQGRAGVVLPPGTPWNFANFLTALRNRWTFSTALPAASGFFTVNGRAMGAEFTRGSAERRLDFTVWGTTKDGSGGGGNEWTKLQVWNPYEPDEPVKEIPYSNPALVDLREAFSLTPYAPIYVVTLTQNWLGAEVVMAPIWVTNPIAKPTISFEQPVIPNRQTVPMLFISGGGDSLLLQRSVRGPTFNDWQTVATLPNNYYYPLDPAILPTSSYWRVVDPYQPKVISNVAQLTVANGITVDQPYLPTPPHDGVNVSISWSHPTPLTVDYYASRNNGATWTKVGEEIVPTTSRYWNFYTGGFGNSNVIIKVVDRNDTGRVGVTAPFFVDPQVETRIPATSNNATINAIAAHTVTDSNTGSCWSTSNGNEQSVYIDLGQQHLVKRMEVLFGTNPPGWYMGTSLNGTSWNMQDSGSLTYTSNPQLVRDYSQRSGGGLTARYIRFYASGTFPGLTSSSSICDARFYR, encoded by the coding sequence ATGTCCAGACGTGAAAGTCGCAGTTGCTGGGTGATGTTGGCGGCCGCACTGGCGTCGAGCCCGGCCTTCGCGGATGACGACATCACGAACGTCGTTGCCGCTGACCGTCATCCGGTCCCCGCCGTCCGCGAGACCCAGTACCGCAATCGAATTGCACAGGAGCTGGGAGGAGGCGGATGGCAGGTCTTCCTCGGAGACCTGCACACCCACCCCCGAGGCCATTCGAAGAACGAGAACGCGACGCTGGACTTCACCCCGCAGATTCGCCGCAGCGAGGTGCTCCTGAACGCCTTCCGCCACGGCTATGACTTCTTCGGGACCAGCAACCACACCACGTCGTGGGAGGACTATGACGAGAACGACCCCATCTCCGAGCTGAGCCCGGAGTTGGACGCCAATGGCCAGCCCCAGCTCCTCATCACCACCGGCCTGGAGAGCTACGTCGGCCCCGACACCGACGGGAAGGGCTCCTCCCACGACTACCACTTCAACAGCTTCAACCGGCACGTCCACCTGAACTCGGACTCCGCCTGGCAGTGGCACCACGAAATCCTCAACAACTACTCGGACGACCCACTGCTCAGCACCCACGTGTCGTTGAACCACCCGAGCCCTGAAGTCTGGTTCACCCTGCCCACCGAGCCGGACCGCCGCCAGAACGTGCGCAACGCCATCGAGCTCGTCGAGTTCAACGGGCTCCCCACGTACTTCGAAATCCTGCGTCGGGGCTTCCGCGTCTCCCCCATCTCCGACTCGGACGCGCACGCCACCACCCGCGAACAGCTGGCCTACGAGTTCCTCGACCACAACCCGGACGGCTCCTTCGTGAGGCCGTTCATCAACGAGCCCGGCGTCCCTCGCGAGAAGACCACCGGCAACGACGTGGCCCAGGGCCGGGCCGGCGTCGTGCTCCCACCCGGCACGCCGTGGAATTTCGCCAACTTCCTGACGGCGCTGCGCAACCGCTGGACGTTCAGTACGGCCCTGCCCGCCGCCTCCGGGTTCTTCACCGTCAACGGCCGCGCCATGGGCGCCGAGTTCACCCGCGGCTCCGCCGAGCGGCGGCTCGACTTCACCGTGTGGGGCACCACGAAGGACGGCTCCGGCGGCGGCGGCAACGAGTGGACGAAGCTCCAGGTCTGGAACCCCTACGAGCCCGACGAACCCGTCAAGGAAATCCCCTACAGCAATCCAGCCCTCGTCGACCTGCGCGAGGCCTTCTCGCTCACGCCCTACGCGCCCATCTACGTCGTCACGCTCACCCAGAACTGGCTCGGCGCCGAGGTCGTCATGGCGCCCATCTGGGTCACCAACCCCATCGCCAAACCCACCATCTCCTTCGAGCAGCCCGTCATCCCCAACCGGCAGACCGTGCCCATGCTGTTCATCAGCGGAGGCGGCGACTCGCTCCTGCTCCAGCGCTCGGTCCGTGGCCCGACCTTCAATGACTGGCAGACCGTCGCGACCCTCCCCAACAACTATTACTACCCCCTGGACCCCGCCATCCTGCCGACGAGCAGTTACTGGCGGGTGGTGGACCCCTATCAGCCGAAGGTCATCTCCAACGTGGCGCAGCTGACCGTCGCGAATGGCATCACCGTCGACCAGCCCTACCTGCCGACCCCGCCGCACGACGGCGTCAACGTCAGCATCTCCTGGTCCCACCCGACACCGCTGACGGTGGACTACTACGCCTCGCGCAACAACGGAGCGACCTGGACCAAGGTGGGCGAGGAAATCGTCCCGACGACGTCCCGCTACTGGAACTTCTACACGGGCGGCTTCGGCAACTCGAACGTCATCATCAAGGTCGTGGACCGCAACGACACGGGCCGCGTCGGCGTCACCGCGCCCTTCTTCGTCGACCCGCAGGTCGAGACACGGATTCCCGCGACGTCCAACAACGCCACCATCAACGCCATCGCCGCCCACACCGTGACGGACAGCAACACCGGCTCCTGCTGGTCGACGAGCAACGGCAACGAGCAGTCGGTGTACATCGACCTGGGACAGCAGCACCTCGTCAAGCGGATGGAGGTCCTCTTCGGCACCAATCCGCCGGGCTGGTACATGGGCACGAGCCTCAATGGAACCAGTTGGAACATGCAGGACAGCGGCTCGCTGACGTACACGTCCAATCCGCAGCTGGTCAGGGACTACAGCCAGCGCTCCGGTGGCGGGCTGACGGCGCGCTACATCCGGTTCTACGCGTCGGGGACGTTCCCGGGCCTCACCAGTTCCTCCAGCATCTGTGACGCCCGCTTCTACCGGTAG